The DNA region TTTTTTAAATTATATGCTGTATCTACAGATAACTTTTCATTATTGTGCACAATATTGATGATTTTAGTAGACTCCATAGACATTCTCCTTTATTATTTAAAGTATCTATATTTATTATAGTTCTATGGTAATAAAAAAATCCCTTTAACAAAAAATAATTAAATTAATAGGAGTAGATAATAAAATGATATTAGAAAGTAAGCAAAAAGAAGACATAATTATATATGATGCTGAGTATGAGGATGATGGAAAGGAATTAAAGCAGGTTCTTAAAGGAAGATTAGATTTTTCAAGTAGATTATTATCGAAATTAAAACGAAGTAAAAGTGTTTTTATTAACGGAGAATATAATAAGTACCATGAAACAGTGAAAGATGGGGATGAAATTAAGATTGTTATGGATGAAGAGTCGAATCATTTTATTCCTCAAGATATTCCCTTTGAAGTTGCTTATGAGGATGTTGATTTAATATTAGTAAATAAACAGCCTGGTATAGTAACTCATCCAACAAAAAGTCATCCAGATAACACGATTGCTAATGCAGCATCATGGTACTTGATGAATAAAGGTGTTAATTGTAAAATCAGGTTTGTTAATAGATTGGATATGGATACTTCAGGCCTATTAGTTATTGCTAAAAATGCATATTCCCATCATGTTCTTTCCCAACAGATGCAAGAAGACAAGATTGAAAAAAAATATATTGCATTTGTTAGGGGAGTAATTAGGGAGGATAAGGGTAGAATTGAAGCGCCAATTCATAGAACCTCTGCAGATTCTATAAAAAGGATTGTAGATGAAAATGGACAGGATTCTATTACGGAATTTAAAGTATTAGAAAGATATAAAAATGCAACTATGCTTGAAGTAAAATTATTAACAGGTAGAACCCATCAAATACGTGTGCATATGGAGCATATAGGGCATGCGCTAATAGGAGATACTCTTTATGGTAAAGATGATGGAGAGTTGATAGGGCGTCAAGCCTTGCATGCTAAATATTTATATTTTTTACAGCCAAGGTATAGAAAGGAAGTAGAAGTAGAAGCGAGCTTACCAGAGGATTTAATAGAGCTTAGAAATAAGCTTCAAAATATGTAAAGAATATATAAACTATATTATAAGGATAAAAATAGAACTGATATCAGTTCTATTTTTATGTTCTAGGTTGATGCCATAGCATCAGTATACTTTTAATTAGCAACAAATACCTCTTCCGCTAAATAAAACAACTAGCAATAAGAAGAAGAATAATAGGCTATCACCCATGTCTCTGAAAAGAGAACATCTACAGAATATAACAACTAGAAGTAAAAAGAAAAATAACTATGATATTTTAAAGAAAAATGTGTGCTTAATATATAAAAATAGAGCTTATAATTCTTTCTTTAAATAGATAGAAGTCTTTGAATATGTCTGAATATTGCGTAGTATTCTTAAATATGATACTATGGTAGTAGAAAATTTAGTATTTCGAAATAAACAGGGGGATATTTACAGTGGAAAATACATATTCAAAGGAGCGATACTCCAAAAATGACAGAAAGATATTAAGAAGTAGGGTTATTGAAATTGCCTGGCCGGCTGTTACTGAGCTAGTATTAGTGTCACTTTTTGGTGCTATTGATATGATGATGGCTGGGCAGATAGGATCAATTGGAACAACTGCTATTACAGCCATTGGATTAACTAATCAACCTATATTTTTAGCCATGGCAGTATTCCAAGCTTTAAATATCGGGGGTACAGCTTTAGTTTCTAGGTTTATAGGTGCTAAAAAAGAATCTGAAGCAAATAATACAACTATGCAATTGTTATATATAACCTTTTTTCTTTCTTTTTTTGTAGTTATACCTGCAGTAATGCTTGCTAAACAAATATATATATTTATGGGTGCAGATAAAGAAGTAATAGATATCGGACTAATTTACTTTAAAATAGTTTTGTATGGTATTTTTCCTCAAAACTTTGCT from Alkaliphilus flagellatus includes:
- a CDS encoding RluA family pseudouridine synthase, whose amino-acid sequence is MILESKQKEDIIIYDAEYEDDGKELKQVLKGRLDFSSRLLSKLKRSKSVFINGEYNKYHETVKDGDEIKIVMDEESNHFIPQDIPFEVAYEDVDLILVNKQPGIVTHPTKSHPDNTIANAASWYLMNKGVNCKIRFVNRLDMDTSGLLVIAKNAYSHHVLSQQMQEDKIEKKYIAFVRGVIREDKGRIEAPIHRTSADSIKRIVDENGQDSITEFKVLERYKNATMLEVKLLTGRTHQIRVHMEHIGHALIGDTLYGKDDGELIGRQALHAKYLYFLQPRYRKEVEVEASLPEDLIELRNKLQNM